TCCAAAATGGACTTGGAATTCCTCATAGTGGAATTgccaaaaataaacagaactattttaatggaaacactggaaaaaaaagtgtttgcttcgtaacaaaataataattctctGAAAGCTAAAGTATATTTGGTATTagaggttttgttgttgtttaagagTAGCAAAGCTGTTTCTGCATAATAATTTCCCTTTGTCAAATCTTTTTTCCTACCTCCACCCCCAGCctctaattttcttctttactggGCACACTGTTCCCACTGACCATGAGTAGTTCTGTTGTTTTATAtcactttctgaaaatttcaCCTGAAATGTCAGGCATAACAGGTTAACGTGTGGACCTCAATAGATGTTCTTGGTTAATTTTTCTATAGGACCAAGGACCaggaatttaaaattctttctgtaGCTGGGGAAAATCATGTAATATATGACCCACTCATGCATCTATGAAATGCAACACTCACACGATTTAAGACTTGCATAACTTGTGTAGTCTGaattatttaagtatttatgTGTTTCAAGACAAAAAGTCctatgcaaatataaaatatgcccattcacattttcttatttgttcCTCTTCATTAGAATTTGCTActtgatattttaattatgtcaATTTAAAAGTAAAGCATTCTGAAATAAGAACAGAGAGCATATTTACCTTCTTCATGTCTTCATAGAACAAAAACAggatatttttgtcatttttatgttcttcCCAACTTAGGAAATGATCAAACCAAGATCCACagacaactgaaaagaaaacccatATAGATTCGTATAAATTTGATTCATAAATAACTCTGTATCTCACACACTTAGGGGAATGATCCCTTCTTGGTATGTACCCCATATTCCTCTAAATCTGATTCAATTCTCTCTGTGAAGTGACTCAAGTTTACCATCCAAAAATATTACCATTCCTGTTGgactttgtttttgtaaaagagATGCAGAAACTTTTCTGAGATATAATTCTCTAGAGGAAAGAGTCTCCAAATCTAGGAATAGGccagtaaagaaagaaaatgtatgggCACAATGAGATCTGAGTATCTGAGCAAATATCTGCATGTTCATGGTCACAGACATAAAGACTAGGAAAATAAACTAGGAAATAAATGtatcataaatataaatatcacACTAGGGAATAAAATGAGTCTGTTAAATGGCGCATACTGTTGCTAGTAGAGGAGAAatttatatactttaaaaagtcaAGGAAGAGTTGATTAAATGAAGAAGTTACTATAGAAATACATCATTCAGCCAACTATACAGGTAACCTACAGTTTTATAATTGACTCATAGTACTTCTTTTGTCTAAATGCTCCTTTTGCTGAACTACAGGAGGACAGCTAAacttgagttttattttaaaagaaaagcagttctgaCCCTTCTGGTTGAAAGACAAGATTGACAGCTGAGTTGAAAGCATCCTCCAGGCCATTAAGAAAGGGATAGACAGAGCAGTCACATCCAGCCTTCTCCGTAACTTTGACCTTGCTTTATGCTGCTACCAGAAAggtataatattttaatgttgtaAAGGGCATCATTTTGGTTATAAACCTCAGGATGTATTTAGGTATTTTGCTGAATGCTCCAGTCTGTAGCCACCTCCTACACGTAAAATCCTGTCTAACTGCAGGGCACATGTGCACCACAGTGTCCAATTAAAGCCTGCTTAGCCACACCAGGAATGTGGCCAACAAATGCACCTGCTTTCCCCCAGCCCACATCTGTGCAAGAAATGGACAGATCTCCAGAATTCCACTGTCTACACATAAATTTGGAGtttccactgcttttctttcctgtttctagCAGGGAAAGAACATATTCATCAAGGTAGGTATCCAAAgaacctatttttttccatttaaaataaaaataaaaattgaaaaataaaaattggaaaaaaaaaaaaaaaaaggacagtgatAACAGTGATGACTTTTAGGTCCTGTAAGCTCTTAGACTAGATCATCGTCTCAGCTGTCCCCAAGTCATTTAGTTCTTTCTCTGTGGGTTCTTGCTATATGAGTGAGCAATCCTGTTTCCAATAGCTGAAAGTCAGTGACCCTTTTGGCTCTGGGGGTATAGCAAACAGTCTTGGAGACTCTAGTGACAGCATAAGTTGTCTCTGGGTGTCCTTGCCTTTGTTCTCGACTGAAATAACTCTGCAAGAGTACTAAAGGATCTGAACCAAGCAGCACAAACATCATACATTTCTATTAAGAGCAAAAATGACAACCTCTCTCCCAGTATCACCTCTCAGATAAATTTCTGCTGCAACCACATAATTATCTTCTTATGCCATGCATAAGCATGCAGGAAACAGCAGAAGGCTACTAGTTTACAGACAAATGggagatgttttaaaatttgagacaatcctcttttcttttttcactgttgAATGTTCAGAGGTGTTACTAAACAAGCCAAGATCCTGCACATCATTTATGCATGTGCCTTAGGGTTGCTCTGAATGAGGAACACAAGATCTacaaggcagaagaaaattcaaagtgaCTTCTGGAGCTTTGATGTAAGCTCACGGTGACTGCACTGgcacttttctttcaaatttttcaaGGCCGTCTATCATTGTTGCTGTTATCATCATTGTGGTTGTATAGCAGGAACAAGTCCTCAAAGGAGtaataaaacactaaaaatggGAGTGGATACCTGGAACACAGTCCTCCTGTCAGCTTCCATGCCACCACTGCCATTCACACAAATCTCACTCATGTGTCACTCACCTTGGTCTTTGGACCCCACGACTAAGACAACAACCAGGCAGAGTGTGTGCAAGGGCACCTGGTGTGTGCAGGGGCACTTTGTGAAAGCACCTAGACTTCCTTTGAAGGACCACACAAGTCTACTTTCAAGATCAGAAAAGGCAGTAAGCCTGCAAGCGTGGCTCTCTGTGCAGCCTGGGGATGGTCTCCCTCTGTGCCGCCCACCTTTCGGCAGGGCAGtggagctctgctctctgggcaCCTTCAGACAGTGTCTACCCCACCAGACTGCCCACCAAGGACAGGAGGTGGCTGCAGTGATCCCAGCTGCCTTTTTGTCTGCTTGGAAGGAGCTGTGTGCACATTCCTTTGCTATCAAGGTTTAAACATGAGTTCTTGGTGTAAAGCGGGCTATTAGCATGGCTCATGAGGCAAGGTCGGAAATGTTTTACCACAGGGAAACCTGCATCATAACCAACAAATTGTTGGGGTTTTCAGAGTGTGTGTGGGAAGAGATGAAACCTGCAACTTGGCTATGAGAATATGTTTTTAACAGGTGTGTCAGAGGACAGCAACCTGCAAAGAACAGTTGTGCTGAAAGAATGCAACTACTTGTCAAAATGTCTCCTCACATGGCTGAAGACAGCATCttattatttgttcttgtttggtTTAGCATTAGAATTtaccttgaaaaaataataaatctaagGCTATATAAATTAGGAGTTCAACAAGGAGTTTTCACACAGTTTGCATTTGTTAACACTTTCTGTGCATGATCAGATAATACAAACTGCAGGGATAAAACATAACACTTATCCTTACCGTCTCCTTCTAAGAACAAGTCAAAGAAAGCAGTCCAGGTATCAACAGTGGGAAGGTGTGGATTCTCTCTGTAGTAATGATACATAGAAACTGCAGTATCTTTTGGATTTCTGCTGATGTAGATCATCTGTAAATGAAGATGATATGGTTATTAGTGATAAtgttattcctttattttagaGGAGCTGTGTGCATAAATGTGGCATTTTCATAGGCAGTTTGCAGTGTCAAAACCCTTTCCTTTGGGATTCTTCCACTGGACACCATGTcataaagacagaaatgcatttgtcCCTTTTTAGGCAGAAGAGAGCAGTGGTCAGCAATCAAAACCTTGTGGGCAGAGGTGTGTTTCCTACAGATGGGTAATGTTTACATTTTGTGAAAGAGGCTGGTTCGTTTTAACTCATGAGTTAAACTAGCTCATATATCTGatatatataaaactgtttACTTCTTAACATTCACAGGACAGCTGCAAATGTTAATTTTGGCCTTTCACTGAAATTAGTGTTGTCCCAAAAGTCTGTATCTATGTAAGCCTGAAACTCTGAACTTTTAACATAAAATCTGAGGCCCAGAGCTGATTATTTATAGACCTCCCACATCAGCATGGGTTGACCCCCAAACTGATCTGAATCCTCCTCCTACATTTGAATTCACCTCTGTTTGGCACTATTTCAATATAGGGTCTTGAAAAAGCTTCAATAGGAGGGGCAGGGTACCTTCACCCCCAGAACATTCCATAAATACCCCAGATAACTGCTTTCTAAACAAACCCTCCAGTCACTAGGAAATGGAGCCATGATACACACACACCGCCCTCCAGTCCCTAATAATATTGAAAGATCCTAGGGTTGCATTTTTTGTGGTGCCTAACATACAAATCACCCAGTGGGAACAGTAGGGCAGGAGCAGAACCCAGTTTTTAGCCCAAGCCTCTGCTCATGCTGCCTTCAACTTCTGGTTAGCTGTGTCTCCAAAATTCACAGCAAAACACTTCTGGAAACTGTAAGTCATTTAATATCATTTAAGGATTAACAAGACAAACTAGATTCCTAATAGACACAAAATATCTTACTGCTTTTATAAATTTTTGCCTTACCTTgcagtttttattcttaaaatttgaAGGCAACATGTTGTAGTCCAAGTGCGTTGGGATGATTCTCTTTGATGAGAGTTTATTCAGTTCCTCCAGTCTGGAAACATCTCCATATTCAATGGGAGATGTTAGTGTAATTGGAGTATTGTAAAGCTTTGTTATAACTCCTGCCAGCCAGTGTGTgccttcagaaaattatttttaaggagaaaaaaaaaaaaaagaaagaatgaaggaaaacaaggaagatTTGTTACTGAGAAGATACATGAAACATGCAGTTTGCGTATGGGAACAGCTTTCtagcacacacagaaaaccaCCTTCTAAAAAACACCTCAAAACTTCTACACCTCCAGATTCAAGAAACTACATAACTGTATAATCCCATTGGCTCTAGATgtataaatactgaaaagataGTGTTGTTGCTGAAGTACAAAGTAACTCTATGCAAAGTGTTAATATTTGTATTGAAACAAATTCATTAGCTAACGTATAAAATTCAGACTGCTTGTCAGCAGGTGgttatattgtttttattatttgttttagaataatctgttttgttttgttctgtattcTTATAGTAAATTGAGTCTATATATTTGGAAAGTAACTGAGCTTCCTCTTTGGTATGTGTGTGAGACAGAGTCTGGgtgagagggaagaagaaatgaataaatctgCAGGCAAGGGCCATACAAATAACCTAATTCAACTCTTTCCTTGTTCATAATTAAATGTAGGAAGTCCTCTGGCACATTCTTCAAGTATAGATTTTGCTTATGAGAAAGAAATATCTACTTGCTTTCCAGTATGAAAACACCTGagattattttcaattaaagaaTCAAAATTTAGACAAATGATTTGTATTTTGGTGGTAATTTAAACACTTCCTGAGAGAATAACATTCTCACATATTCAAACACCCTTCCCTGTTTCTTGCACACAGGTACTTCACAAGTAAGTTAAGcagagaacacaaaacaaacaattgaAACATCTTGCAATTAACATCTAAAAGTAGAACTTACCAGATTTGGGATAGGAACCCAAAAGGACATCATCTTCCCTAGCATCAAAAGTATCCAAGGATTTTAAGAGTTCTAGAGAAGACCTGGTGGTAAAGGGAATCCCCTTAAACATATGAATTAGTTCTGTCTCACTGGGGTTGGACATGTTTGCTTAAGTCTTCGTTTCCTGCAAATCAGATACCAGTGAAATGACAAGAGGATTTAAGAGTCACCTCTAAGTCAGATGGTTTGAAGTAACAAACTGAAACCAGCAATACAAACCTTATGCTTTTATACTTTGTTGTGCATGATGAAGTCCCTATCAGATATTGATTTTTCTAGTTAGCTGATAAAGGAAACTGAAATGTTAGAGGTAATTtcataaataactgaaatgcaGAGTCATCAAAAATGTGTATCATTTGTCATTTATTAGCTTTCCAGATAAAGAAAGGGGGTGATAGTTAAAGTATAGTAATTGTGGAAAATGCCAAGACTGACCATTTTGTGTTGCCATAAAATTTGCTTAATGTGATTATTGAACAAGTTATACTTCCATGGAAGCAGTATCTTATTTTATGtgattgaaatattttggattttcattttatgaaatatgcAGTGGCCTAAATGTTCAAAAGTGCAAGCTGATTCCCAATGCTTCAGTTATGTGATGTCAAGAAAccagttttcaaaacatttcagaatttcagcCTGAGGCTTCTTAAAAACAGAGGAACTTCTGAAGCACaatcatttttttaagctgtcaGCTATCTCCATAAGAggagtacagaaaaaaaaaaaaatcacaaattttaAACAGATATTTCACATTGGGTTGTATCCTACATGTTGCATGACTAGAAATGGTTGAAGATTTCAAAATCTTTCCACGGAAAATGCATAATTGTAatataatcataataataataattttttaaaaaaagatacttgCAAGAAAGACATAATTCTCAATTCATTGCCCattatgaaatgtgttttttgaaaaattttgaaTCTGTAGAAATCACCATTAATGTTTTTCAACCTGAAATATAGGTGtatcatattaaaataaatagctctggtttgaatcaaaatattttgaaatgcttaatatctcaattttcatttccattgttactaattgattttttttagggTGGTGTGATTCCAGAACCTTCAGACTTTGATttttcactggattttttttttcatctaggTCTCAAAATCTCATGggataagaaaaacatttgcaaacagaGCTTCACTTGTCTTTACATTCTTTTCCCCAGGCAGCCAGTGGCTTCATTATTCCTATTGAAAACCTCCTACAAGATATTCCACTGAGGTCTTTCAGTGTATTCAAATCGACTTTAAAACCTGTATgcaaatcttgttttaaaataaagtagtCCTTTGGAAATTTCTCAAGgtcatggtttttgttttatcataAATAATAACATAGGTTTAGTCATAAGCTGACTACCAAAGGTACCTCCCATGATCCAGGATAAGAAGTTAATGATGGAGATGTCTTTCCAATACTTGACCTATTGAGATTACAGGCAAGGAGGAAGGACAGCTATCAGCTTCTGTACATGCTTGTTTCTAATCCAATTTCCAGAAAAATCAGTATAACAGGAgtgatttgcttttctttcttggcaGTATTGCCGGTCTACTAGTCAAAGAAATGTGAAGTCAGCAAGCCTTGATATTTTCAACTGTCTCATCTATAAAGCTGCCCTTAAACAGCTACTGCCTGAAAAATGTGCCCTTTGTCCTCAGAAAAGTCAGTTATGCAGGGCCAGGTGAGGATCAAAATCATGTCAAATATGCTCTGGGGACATGTTTTCTATTACTAGCAATGAGGGGAGACAGGAATCGTTCAGGAGGTAATTGAGTCAGTCTTTGGGACATCTCTAGCTAGCTGCTTTgaatatatacttttatttctgaggaaGATGGAGCATTGGATGGGCCTCTGCATAATGTTTCTAGctctttctgcaggaaaaaaaaaaaaaagaggatacAAGAAACACAAGGACACTGATGCACAGGCAGAATTCGGAGGATCTCTTAGTAGTGACAAActcaacatttttctctttacttccCGATCTGAAGACCTAAGTTACcattgtttcatattttatagGCTAATTCCTTAAAAGTCTATCCTCTGTCAACAGACTTCATTTCAGGTACTTCAGGTGCACTACGTATATCTGGAGACATAATGAATCCTGCTTCTGTGGATTAGTCTGAATTTCAGAGAGATTTCAGAGGTTTGTTTTACAGTTGTGGTTCCAGCCATATGCATTTAGTGCAGGTTAACAGAACTATTACCCTGATGTAGCCAAAAAAAGTTCACTGTAAAATACATTGCATATTTACTATGCCTTGtccctttcatttcttcatACATTCCTATTATCTTCTGAGTCAGCACATTTCCCTAATCTAATCACTTGGAGCCTAATTAATCATTCACAAATGAAATGGCCAAGGTGTAAAACAGAAGCAATACAGTAGCAAGGAAAATTCCAATTCTATTACCTCATCTAAATTACTTCTTACACtagtttctgttttcagcacCCATAATGTAAATCCAGGGGAGGCAAACTGAAATTGCTGCTCCTTCTCACATCCTGTCTACACTTGGAAAATAGGGCCTGTCCCTGAAAGAGTGCAGTATCCTGAACTGCAATGAGCTAAGGAAAAAGAGTACTCAGCTCCTTGCAGGACTGGGcacaaacttctgttttcaaagttaGCGTAGTAGAAAGGGTTTAAAGAATGCCATACCAAGTCCTCCAACCCACTTTTGCTGTCTCCTTTGTCTGTATTACAACACAGAATGTAGACTACAACTGACACGTTTTGAACCAGATAAACACAGGCATGGCAAGCTAATCCTGAAGAATTTCTGTGTCTGTTGCGTAGATCCCTGCCACGGGCTCTAAGGAACTTCTTTCAATAGCACGTTGTCCTTGTCCTGTTCTCTGGCCCTGCTATGGGTGCAGATGGAGCATACATTTTACCAGCAGGTTTCACAGAGATTTGCTAGCGGAAGAGCAATCTTAAATTTCGAGTTTGGCCTTTCTCTCTGGTTTAAGGAAAATACCGCTTGGTAGACACTGCATTTCTGGGCTGCTTCATTCCAGTTCCTTCTACCT
This genomic window from Cygnus olor isolate bCygOlo1 chromosome 1, bCygOlo1.pri.v2, whole genome shotgun sequence contains:
- the LOC121064042 gene encoding sulfotransferase 6B1-like, translated to MSNPSETELIHMFKGIPFTTRSSLELLKSLDTFDAREDDVLLGSYPKSGTHWLAGVITKLYNTPITLTSPIEYGDVSRLEELNKLSSKRIIPTHLDYNMLPSNFKNKNCKMIYISRNPKDTAVSMYHYYRENPHLPTVDTWTAFFDLFLEGDVVCGSWFDHFLSWEEHKNDKNILFLFYEDMKKDLPKIVKEISVFLDIDISDDDIQDICKKSSFSEMKNDTEKENSDPSHTVCALTSNRKLIFRKGTVGDWKNHFTPKQNLKFEEIFNEKMKLSKMAKSLTYEF